One region of Xyrauchen texanus isolate HMW12.3.18 chromosome 11, RBS_HiC_50CHRs, whole genome shotgun sequence genomic DNA includes:
- the cxxc4 gene encoding CXXC-type zinc finger protein 4, giving the protein MSNINNALCIESGQNTDMSLLQKDNLQDGGLSQLLDYNAEMERYRSFANFYKTNGAFPQTAKIARITTPIFPSARIGMSPWNCDNGMLWGRKSAAINHNRTSMHRNDSQRPGKPGVPPETLQMANNNFLSSLSPEHCRPLAGECMNKLKCGAAEAEIMNLPERVGTFSAIPALGGISLPPGVIVMTALHSPAASAAVTDSAFQIANLADCPQNNSSASSGNPAKKKRKRCGVCAPCRRLINCGVCSSCRNRKTGHQICKFRKCEELKKKPGSSLERTPVNNGEAFRWFF; this is encoded by the coding sequence ATGTCTAATATTAACAATGCCCTTTGCATTGAGAGCGGACAGAACACCGACATGTCACTCTTGCAAAAGGATAATCTTCAGGATGGTGGATTAAGCCAGCTGTTGGATTACAATGCAGAAATGGAAAGGTACAGGTCTTTCGCGAACTTTTACAAAACCAACGGGGCATTTCCGCAGACTGCCAAGATCGCCCGCATAACGACACCAATTTTTCCCAGTGCTAGGATTGGCATGTCCCCTTGGAACTGCGATAACGGCATGCTCTGGGGAAGGAAATCAGCAGCAATAAACCATAATAGGACCAGCATGCATAGAAACGACTCCCAAAGGCCGGGGAAACCTGGCGTGCCGCCAGAGACTCTGCAAATGGCAAATAATAATTTCCTCTCTAGCTTATCCCCTGAACACTGCAGACCTTTAGCAGGAGAATGCATGAACAAGCTGAAATGTGGCGCTGCTGAAGCAGAGATAATGAATCTCCCGGAACGTGTTGGAACTTTTTCCGCTATTCCGGCTTTAGGGGGCATCTCATTACCTCCCGGGGTCATCGTCATGACAGCCCTTCACTCCCCCGCAGCCTCAGCAGCCGTTACAGACAGTGCGTTTCAAATTGCCAATCTGGCAGACTGCCCGCAGAATAATTCCTCTGCATCCAGCGGAAACCCAgcgaaaaagaaaaggaaaaggtgTGGGGTCTGTGCGCCCTGCAGGAGGCTAATCAACTGTGGAGTGTGCAGCAGTTGTCGGAACCGTAAGACGGGCCACCAGATCTGCAAATTTCGGAAATGCGAGGAGCTAAAAAAGAAGCCAGGCTCATCACTAGAG